The Streptomyces sp. NBC_01439 genome contains the following window.
CGACGCACCCATGGCCGCCGCACACGCACGGCTCGCCGTCGAACGCCACACTCATGTGGCCGATGTGCCCCGCGTTGCCCGTGGGGCCGGGGTGGAGCTGGTTGTTCAGGATCAGGCCACCGCCCACGCCCGTGGAGACCACCATGCACAGGGCGTTCGCGTGGCCCCGGGCCGCACCCAGCCAGTGCTCGGCAGCGGTCATCGCCACCCCGTCACCGGCCAGCACGGTCGGCAGGTCGGCCCCGCGCGCCGCGAGCTCCGCCACGACCCGCTCTTGGACCGGGAATTCCCGCCAGGCCCCGATGTTGACCGGGCTGACCGTGCCCCGGGAGGTGTCCACCGGGCCGGCGCTGCCGATCCCGCAGCGGACCGCCGAGGCCCAAAGCGGCGACTCGGAGAGGTCGGCGACGACCTCGGCGACCGCCGCCATGACCCCGTCGGCGTCCGCCCCGCGCGGGGTCGGGCGGCGGGTGGTGGCCGTCATCGTGCCGTCGGGTTGCACCAGCGCACCGGCAATCTTCGTACCGCCGACGTCGATCGCGACCGTCGGTCCGGCGGCCGCTGCGGCGGCCCGTGGTGCGGGGAACGGGGCGCTGGGAATGATCACGGTGGCGGCTCCAGGAAGGTTTTCAGGATTAAGTATGCGCCGGGGGCGGCGCCGTGCTCTCGCGAGGCTCCAGCCT
Protein-coding sequences here:
- a CDS encoding ROK family protein; amino-acid sequence: MPSAPFPAPRAAAAAAGPTVAIDVGGTKIAGALVQPDGTMTATTRRPTPRGADADGVMAAVAEVVADLSESPLWASAVRCGIGSAGPVDTSRGTVSPVNIGAWREFPVQERVVAELAARGADLPTVLAGDGVAMTAAEHWLGAARGHANALCMVVSTGVGGGLILNNQLHPGPTGNAGHIGHMSVAFDGEPCVCGGHGCVESIASGTAIARWALDQGWTPSGTAGAGAGVGVTGAKGAAGRPDATAAGVAAAAAEGDPVALAAFDRAGRALAAAIAATATLVETDIAVIGGGVAAAGDILFAPIRSHLAAYATLSFVKDIQVVPAMLGTHAGLIGAAAAATMLLPSPPSPS